Proteins from a single region of archaeon BMS3Bbin15:
- a CDS encoding coproporphyrinogen III oxidase, with product MEYHREIIEELIGRGAKREDVAKIKLGVARKYRLSRIPSNSEILGHAEENERDFLLPILKKKPVRSLSGITVVAVMAKPAPCPGECIYCPRGENAPQSYTGFEPAALRARANDYNPYLQVKERLNQLKCTGHSIDKVELIIMGGTFPSLEESYQNGFVTSCLDGMSNFPYEQEKLSENAGEAQERNERARVRCVGITFETRPDFARAEHVNRMLDLGATRVEIGVQTLSNRVYRKVKRGHSVEDVIEATRILKDAGLKVGYHMMPGLFASPEEDIEMFRKLFSNQDFKPDNLKIYPTLVIKDTELYNLWKKGDFTPYSSEEAGDLIAGIKALLPKWVRTMRIQRDIPANLIEAGVRKGDIADIALKKLKDRGKSCKCIRCRDIGHMGYKYGIESLQENRRLMMESYYASGGEEKFISIEDIKEDALIAYLRLRFPSDRAERSEVKDSAIVRELRVLGEALPLGKNSKRAEQHRGYGSELLSEAEKIASEEGFDRVLVISAIGTREYYSRLGYSRLGPYMAKSL from the coding sequence GAGGGACTTTCTTCTGCCTATTCTAAAAAAGAAGCCTGTGAGGAGCCTCTCAGGTATAACTGTAGTTGCTGTTATGGCAAAGCCTGCTCCCTGTCCCGGTGAATGTATATACTGTCCCAGAGGAGAAAATGCTCCACAGAGCTACACCGGTTTTGAGCCGGCAGCACTCAGGGCAAGGGCAAATGATTATAACCCATATCTTCAGGTTAAAGAACGACTGAATCAGCTCAAATGCACAGGACATAGCATAGATAAAGTCGAGCTCATAATTATGGGGGGTACATTCCCTTCTCTTGAAGAAAGCTATCAGAATGGCTTTGTAACATCCTGTCTGGATGGCATGAGTAACTTCCCTTATGAGCAGGAAAAGCTGTCAGAGAATGCGGGTGAGGCACAGGAGAGAAATGAAAGAGCCAGAGTGAGGTGTGTTGGAATCACCTTTGAAACCAGGCCAGATTTTGCCAGGGCAGAGCATGTCAACAGAATGCTCGACCTCGGTGCCACCCGTGTTGAAATTGGTGTTCAGACTCTCAGCAACAGAGTTTACAGAAAGGTGAAAAGAGGGCATAGCGTTGAGGATGTGATTGAAGCGACAAGAATACTCAAAGATGCTGGACTTAAGGTTGGATACCACATGATGCCTGGCTTATTTGCTTCACCGGAGGAAGACATTGAGATGTTCAGGAAGCTATTCTCGAATCAAGACTTCAAGCCTGATAATCTGAAAATATATCCTACACTTGTTATTAAAGATACGGAATTATATAACCTGTGGAAAAAAGGAGACTTCACACCTTATTCCAGCGAAGAAGCAGGAGACCTCATAGCAGGGATAAAAGCTCTTCTTCCAAAGTGGGTAAGAACAATGCGAATTCAGCGTGATATCCCTGCAAACTTAATTGAGGCTGGAGTCAGGAAGGGCGATATAGCTGACATTGCCCTGAAAAAGCTTAAAGATAGGGGAAAAAGCTGTAAATGTATAAGGTGTAGAGATATAGGACACATGGGCTATAAATATGGGATTGAAAGCTTGCAGGAGAATCGCAGGTTAATGATGGAGAGTTACTATGCTTCCGGGGGTGAGGAGAAGTTTATAAGTATTGAGGATATTAAAGAGGATGCTCTTATTGCATATCTGAGGCTTCGCTTCCCCTCTGATAGGGCAGAGAGAAGTGAGGTTAAAGATTCTGCCATAGTGAGGGAGCTTAGAGTTCTGGGAGAGGCTCTTCCTCTGGGTAAAAACTCAAAAAGAGCTGAGCAGCACAGAGGTTATGGCAGTGAGCTTCTTTCAGAAGCCGAGAAGATTGCTTCAGAAGAGGGTTTCGACAGGGTTTTGGTTATAAGTGCGATAGGCACAAGAGAGTACTATTCTCGCCTGGGCTATTCCAGGCTTGGTCCATATATGGCAAAGTCTCTCTGA